A genomic segment from Pseudomonas sp. M30-35 encodes:
- a CDS encoding PilZ domain-containing protein, producing MNTAVNVNVVHESEAQRQHARVKIPATLRYINKAREQLEVRVLDMSAGGFSFSSEKNQANANVGDFHKARMQFQLDSLNLSLDIEFQVCSTDPINNRVGCQFHNLKPREIATLRYLISAHLSGEIVSTGDLLNTLQRENFTKPRKQGNGGGMSVFGRIKAVTFSVAIFAVGVAAFGYIFKSIYGLYFVTHASSGMVNVPSLNITMPREGTVQSLVGADGIINKGAPVATFSASMLEMLKGQLSDEQLTPSNIEQLFSTQMKGTLTSPCNCKIARQLVADGQFASKGQVIFEMVPQDSKATVLASFPYRKFAEARPGTRIKFWVAGEDQPRSGKILSTNLHDGGLSSDIRATIEPDSTLPSTLAGQPVEVEIDRGPSLDWLINKATAAGY from the coding sequence ATGAACACAGCCGTCAACGTTAACGTGGTCCATGAATCGGAAGCTCAACGCCAGCATGCCCGGGTCAAAATCCCAGCAACCTTGCGCTATATCAACAAAGCACGCGAACAGCTTGAGGTGCGCGTGCTCGATATGTCGGCCGGTGGTTTCAGCTTTTCCAGTGAAAAAAACCAGGCCAATGCCAATGTCGGTGACTTTCACAAAGCACGGATGCAGTTCCAGCTGGACAGCCTCAACCTGAGCCTCGATATCGAGTTTCAGGTGTGCTCGACCGACCCGATCAACAATCGTGTGGGTTGCCAGTTCCACAACCTCAAACCTCGCGAAATCGCCACCTTGCGTTACCTGATCAGCGCGCACCTGAGCGGTGAAATTGTCTCGACTGGCGACCTGCTAAACACCCTGCAACGTGAGAACTTCACCAAGCCGCGCAAGCAAGGTAATGGCGGTGGCATGAGTGTGTTCGGTCGAATTAAAGCGGTGACATTCAGCGTCGCCATCTTCGCGGTGGGTGTGGCCGCCTTTGGCTACATTTTCAAATCCATTTATGGCCTGTACTTCGTCACCCACGCCTCTTCCGGCATGGTCAACGTACCCAGCTTGAACATCACCATGCCACGTGAAGGCACGGTGCAAAGCCTGGTCGGTGCCGACGGCATTATCAACAAAGGCGCGCCTGTTGCGACGTTCTCCGCGAGCATGCTGGAAATGCTCAAAGGTCAACTAAGCGATGAACAACTCACGCCGAGCAACATCGAGCAACTGTTCAGCACGCAAATGAAAGGCACCTTGACCAGCCCATGCAACTGCAAGATCGCCCGCCAGTTGGTCGCCGACGGCCAGTTCGCCAGCAAAGGCCAAGTAATTTTCGAAATGGTCCCGCAGGACAGCAAAGCCACAGTATTGGCCAGCTTCCCTTACCGAAAATTTGCTGAGGCTCGCCCTGGCACGCGAATCAAGTTCTGGGTCGCCGGCGAAGACCAGCCACGCAGCGGCAAGATCCTCAGCACCAACCTGCACGATGGTGGCTTGTCATCCGATATCCGCGCCACGATCGAGCCGGATAGCACCTTGCCAAGCACCCTGGCTGGCCAGCCTGTTGAAGTCGAAATTGATCGCGGCCCATCGCTCGATTGGTTGATCAATAAAGCAACAGCAGCTGGCTACTAA
- the algK gene encoding alginate biosynthesis TPR repeat lipoprotein AlgK — translation MLAAAVTLAGCAGLPDQRLASEALKRGDTATAERNFQQLAELGYVNAQVGLADMKVASGTEEDLKEAERTYRLAMDQSPRAKGRLGRLLARKPDSSHAERKEAAALLNEAFSAGEPNSLLPLTMLYLQYPQDFPAMNVQQQISSWRQQGLQQAELAQILYYRTQGTYDQHLTEIEDICQKLISESDACYVELATVYQIQGNSEQQEALIASMMNQYHSRALPPRRVEAVAQVLADAELGKPNETQAKELLEAIAPVYPAAWVSLARLLYDYPTLGDSETMMTYLDNGREASLPRAELLLGRLYYEGKMVPQDPKKAEEHLRKAAPSEPTANYLLGQIYLRGYLGDIYPQQALDHLLSAARSGQINADYALAQMYSQGKGIIPNLSNAYVFSQLALPKDTQASTDLANEVAQKLTPAQRSEAEQKLREERELRGTALQNQTQLQAQLQ, via the coding sequence ATGCTCGCAGCCGCCGTCACCCTGGCCGGTTGCGCAGGCTTGCCAGACCAACGTCTGGCCAGCGAAGCGCTGAAGCGTGGAGATACCGCCACGGCTGAACGCAACTTCCAGCAACTGGCTGAGCTGGGTTATGTCAACGCACAGGTGGGTCTGGCGGATATGAAAGTCGCCAGCGGCACTGAGGAAGACCTCAAGGAAGCAGAACGTACTTACCGCTTGGCAATGGATCAGTCTCCCCGCGCCAAAGGCCGTCTTGGACGGTTACTAGCGCGCAAGCCAGACAGCAGCCATGCCGAACGCAAGGAAGCTGCGGCATTGCTCAATGAAGCATTTAGCGCCGGCGAACCCAACAGTTTGCTGCCGCTGACGATGCTCTATCTGCAATACCCACAGGACTTTCCCGCTATGAACGTGCAACAGCAAATTTCTAGCTGGCGCCAACAGGGTCTTCAACAGGCCGAGCTGGCGCAAATTCTGTATTACCGCACTCAGGGCACCTACGACCAGCACCTGACTGAGATCGAAGACATCTGCCAAAAGCTGATCAGCGAATCCGACGCTTGTTATGTAGAGCTGGCCACCGTGTACCAAATACAAGGCAACAGCGAGCAGCAAGAGGCGCTGATCGCCAGCATGATGAACCAATACCACAGCCGTGCATTGCCGCCGCGCCGGGTTGAAGCCGTCGCCCAGGTACTCGCCGACGCTGAGTTAGGCAAGCCTAACGAAACGCAGGCCAAAGAGTTGCTTGAAGCCATCGCACCCGTTTACCCAGCCGCCTGGGTAAGCCTTGCGCGACTGCTTTACGACTACCCAACGTTAGGCGACAGCGAAACCATGATGACTTACCTCGATAACGGTCGAGAGGCATCGTTGCCACGTGCAGAGCTGTTGCTTGGACGCCTGTATTACGAAGGCAAGATGGTCCCTCAGGACCCGAAAAAAGCCGAAGAGCACTTGCGCAAAGCCGCTCCAAGTGAACCAACAGCCAATTACCTGCTTGGGCAGATCTATCTGCGCGGCTACTTGGGTGATATCTATCCGCAACAAGCCCTTGATCACTTGTTAAGTGCTGCGCGCAGCGGCCAGATCAATGCCGATTACGCCTTGGCGCAAATGTATTCGCAGGGTAAGGGGATCATTCCCAACCTCAGCAATGCCTATGTCTTCAGTCAGTTGGCTTTGCCGAAGGATACTCAGGCAAGCACTGACCTGGCCAACGAAGTTGCGCAAAAACTGACGCCCGCTCAACGCAGTGAAGCCGAGCAAAAGCTCCGCGAAGAACGCGAATTGCGTGGCACTGCTTTGCAAAACCAAACTCAGTTACAGGCACAGCTTCAATGA